The Chiloscyllium punctatum isolate Juve2018m chromosome 15, sChiPun1.3, whole genome shotgun sequence sequence ggaagggtttaaagggatatgggccaaatgctagcaaatgggactagactaattttggatatctgttcggcatggacaagttggactgaagggtctgtttctgtgctgtacatttctatgattctatgacttgacTTCCCGATATCATTTTCAAAAAAACATCTTGTATTGTATCAGCCATTGTGAAAGCATTATATATTTGAGGTGCTGTTTTTAATGTCACCCAAACTGAAATCTTCAAATCACCCTTACGTTCCGCATGATCCAACCTTCCCCACTGCATCACTTTACACTTACATTGAAtttcttcttttgcattttaactaTTGTTTTGTTTACAAATAACCTTACAAATGTTTGTATTATTTAAATTTATATCATATGTATGGTTTTGGATACTACTTGCTCAAGCCCACTATTTAAATCATTGATGTACAAATAATCTCAGAGCAGACCTTGCAGAATATTACTCTGCACTACTAATTCTGAGAAATTGGTCCTAACATCAACTACTTCTTCACTTAAAGTTTTAAtccaatttctatttttttccCAATTCTATTCATGTTAATCTGCAGCACTAATCATCTATTTGATACCTTGTCCAAGTTTTTTTATTTCTGACTGTCTGTGTACAGTATACACAGCTGGTTTCCTTTTTAAAGTATTTATTTTAGCTGAGTTTTTTTTAAGTAAGAGGAGTACTACAAGAATTTTACACTATTATATCCAAGATTAACTTTAATTAAAATCATACTGACTGTGGTCAAAGGGAATTCTCTGAACATCCTGTTGTGCTGGTTGACAGCAACTAACTATTAACTGATTAAATGAGAATGAAAGGCTATAAATTGACTAGTGGAAAACATGACATGAAAAGATACTGGCTTAAATCTTTACCATCAGATCAATTTTTTTACTTACTTGTTCGCCATGCACTTGCACTGTAAGTCAGCATTAGGTCTGTACACAgtgctgatgaagagtcactggactcaaaaagttcactctgctttctttccacagatgctgtcaaacttgttgagttcctccagcaattactgttttagagTCAGAATTATGGCGGATTAAAGTCAAATAGTGACAATCAAAACTAAGGGTTCTCCGTAAGCTTGATTTATATTATTCCCTCTTTTTAACCCATTCCTCTGAAAATTTGGATAGGGAATCTGTTTTTAGATCTCTCCCTCTGATGCATTATAGTTATTCCCTGACAGATACTGGAAAATCCAATGCAGACAGAGCAACTATCTGTCCTCGTCTTCCAATCTACTCATCCCCATAAGCCTTTTCTTAGGCTCTGGCCATGTTCAAAGACATTGTAACTACAAATATGTCATCTATGCTGTGCACATCTATGGTACTCATATAGTATTTGTATCACATGCTCAAGACATCCCAATACTTTTCATAGCTAATCAGTTTAAAAGCACTCACAATGCAGGAACTAATTTTCTACACAGCAAAAGCCCAAAATAGAAAAATGAGGTGAATTACTTATTGATTTTTTTTGGAGTGTTAATAAAGGAATGAAGGCAACACACATGGAAAATTCTCTACTCCCTTTAAAATAGAATTACTGGATCTTTTATATCTACCAAAAGGCAGACAGAATATCAATTGATATTTTATATGAAGATGATATATTTGACAGAGAAAGGTGATACTTTAGCCCACATCATGTGATCTGGTTTGCACCCACAACATTTACATCAGTTAAACAACTGAATGAGCCAAATATTTTTCATAAGTAGCACTGATTCTGTGGTAAACTCAACTCTTCTAGATTCAATCCTCACACTGCAAACTTGGTCAAAGATTTAATGGGGTACATGTTGCATTATTTTGATCACTCAATCTGTTTGATTTTAAAAGTGGAACTCTTCAATCTATGAATACTATATCATTTCTCTCATTGTTAATGGAACACTTTTAACAAAATACAAATGAACCTCTTCTTttctgaagttaaaaatcatacaacaccaggttatagtccaacaggtttatttggaagcattagctttcagagtgctgctccccctgatgaaggagcagcactccgaaagctattgcttccaaataatcctgctggactataacccctggtgttgtgtgatttttaactttgtacaccccagtccaacaccagcacctccaaatcattcttTTCTAAAGGCACAGGAGAAAATATGAATGTCAATGGTTCAATCCATACCAGGATTTAAACTCTGTTTCTAAGTCAAAAATCTTCAGCATTTTGGAAAATGTGCCATTGTTGTAAAATTCAATGTTGTTTTACAACCAGATGAAGAGAGATGAACTGGCTTCCCTCTTATGAACCTCCTTGGTTGACCACAACCAAGACTTTAAACTTATTTTTAGTGCACAGCTATTTCATGCTTGAATTAAAATGTAGTTCACTGGTTCAAAAGTAAAGAGTTAATTAGAAGGCATTCTTCTGTCAAGGTAAGAGGAATTTTATTACCTATTAACCTTAAGAAAAATAATATAACATATGACATCAAAGCCATATACAAATATAGGCATAATATTTAAAAAGGGAAGAGTGTTTAGTACAAAAAAGGAAGATCAAGAATATGCAAGATAAAAAATCCTTAGAGTCCTCGGGGTCCTTGAGGTGTTAGGTTTAATCTGAGGTCACTGTTGCTTGAGTAATTACTTGTATCCTCAGCAGTAGCAAAATTAACAAACATTATTGAGTTTTCAGTGAATGGTTGTTTCTCCAATTTGATTTACCACCAGGAATTATCCTTTGAGAAACACTAAATGAACCTGGGTAGAGAAAGATAGCAATTCTTCCAGTTCTGCTGTTCTAAGTCTACTTTTTTTCTCTCACTTCGAGCTTAATTTTCTGTTGTATTGTTCTTTGTGGCTTCTTATGTCTGTAGTTTTTTTTCCAAACTGGATAATCTGGGGGCGACATTGATCCCAAATTATGAAACTTCAGTCAAACCAAAGATACAGCTCTGTGTGACTTATTTCAATCATTTTGGTGCATGTTAATTCTGACTGGATCTTTTTTTATTGATGATTTCACAAGTCTGGCTCAACCTGGTCAGGTGATCACTGCAGCCATCTTAAATCAGTGTTTTTCCTTTTTAAAACCATTTTGTTCCATGAAAGGTACCAACTATTAGAGATCAGATGACAGCCCATTTTCATCAACATCATAACAGTTCTCCCTTAGAAATGGGTAAGATCCATTATAATTATATATAGTTATATGTTATAGCTATATTTACAATGCCAGTGGTTATGTTACTAGATTAGTAATCTGGAAACATAAGGTCAAATTCCATTATGAAACCTGGGAAATTTCAATTCATTAAATCAACCTGAAATTGCTGGTAACAACCATATGGACATGAAAGTAAAAGTCAGCTGTGACTGTAATTAAGCTATGTTTGGGTTCAACAGTATAACTTTCATTTTAAACTTTCCACACAAAGAATACTTGAAAATTTATCAAAATTGATTTTTATATGAAATCAGGTCAAATTTGATTCCATTTAACTTATTTGGTAACTTGAGAAATAAAATTCCTGATGATAATCTTAAGCAGGATCCTCACTTCACTCTTTGTACTAATTTAACCAATATAGATTACTGCACGCTACAGTTACTGGAAAGTAGGAGGAGGCATCAACATGTTGGAACTATCCACAGGAATTTGACAGTGGGAAATTAATATGTATAAATCCTACACAGGGTGTTACAAGGTGGGAGGCAAATTGAAAACTATGAATGCACTATCACTAAATAAGCATTGCCATTTGATTATGCAATCCTAGATGTGGATTATAATTCCAATGAAAAACATAAATAATGCTCACTCACTAAATCATATAAATGTATTGAATCCTTCAGTTATCTATAGTTTACACAAGATGCAGAAACAGTGTGTTTGGGAGGAAATTAATGACATGCTCAACTCAAGCTGTGTGATACAGCTTTATGCTGTCATGCTCCATCATGTTGATTCACTAGATTTAATGGAGGAATGTTAAGAAAAACATCCAAGGTATACCTGACACTCAAGATGCAACAGAAAAGTTGAAGGGAAGAAATGAGTTGCATCATTTGCTCTTGTGCATCTTGTGGCAGTGTTTCAAAAATGCCATAAAAATAAATATTGTAAACAGGCCATCCACCTGCTTGACTGACTGTAATACATATCAAAGGGAAACCAGTAGGGGGTCGGAAAACTGTAAATACCTTCTCAAGGGACTCACCTTCAAAATCATGCTCCACTTCCATTATTTAAAGAGCAGTGTAAAGTGCAGTACTTAAAAGCTCAATTTGATTCAAATCTTCACATGCAACACAGATAATTTGAAATTAACTAAATTTGCAGAATATAATGAAATGATTGTAATTATTAATGACAATTTTGCAATGATAACCATTTGTATAAGCTTTATTCACAGAAACATTTCAAATAAAAACTCAATATTTAAGAATAACCTTTGAAACATCAGTATATTCAATTGATAGAATACCTTAAGGCTATGTGTTGCTTCTAAAACATCTCCAGTTGCATCAAAGCAACAACGGATATCCCACTGAACCATAACCGATTTGCAAGAATAtgtatgtcatttttaaaaaacgaAATCACTGGGAAATTATCGCAGAGCTACACTCTGAGCAAATATTAAAACATTTGATTAAATACAcactttaatttttaaaataaactttgATAAAAAAAAGTCCATCAAACTGCTTTGGAGATGCTGTACAAAGATCATAAAATATAGATTAAGTTTTATAAGTGATAACAATAGAAAGGATGCAAAGCCAACATTTCACCGCGAATCCTGCAGGGAGGATGCTTTTCTCCATTTGGCTGCCGCTTTAAACCATCCGTAGGTTCTTTCCTTTGGCCTGACAAGTTTCTGAAGCACCGCGAGTCTCGATTGATTTAGACAAATTCGCTTTTGGAGTACATGCTGGGGATTTTCCTTGTGGTCTGTTTTGGGGGCTGTTTCCCCTGTTGCCCAGGTCTATAACTGTAACTCCTTTTCTGTCCGTTGACACATGAACAGCAAAGGATGACCCCGGCAGCCAGCAGGAAGCCGGCAGTCGCCCAGCCCAGGTACAGGGCTTCGCCGAGTTCACGTTTCCTCGCTTCCAAAACCAGCGGGTTGTAGAAATTCCGAACGATTATGTTGGCGGTCCAAGAAACGGGGATCAGGACGACAATCCCCGTGAGGATCAGCAGAACGCCAGCGCCCATCAATAGGCGGCTCTTGACCTGTTCATCCGGAATCCCGCCGCGAGTACATTTCATTCCCGTGGCGGCCACGAGGATGCTCAGGAAAGCCAGCGCCACAGCGGTGCACATCAGCGCACGGCCAGCCTGCAGCTCCGGCCTCAGGATCAGGAACGAGTCGTAGAACTTGCACTGCATTCGGAAAGTTGCCTGCTGGACGCAGCTCATCCACAAACCCTCACAGTTCCTCTCAAAGACCACCAGCTTGCTCCCGATGAAAGCGGTCACGCTCCACTGGGGCAGCCCCGTCACTGCACACGTCCCGACCAAGCCAATGACCGCCAGGACCAGGCTAACTACTTGCAGAGGAGAACTCACCATTTCTTCTCCAGCTACAGCGCAAAATCTTCGCTGGCCTAAAGCGATCCGTAGAAGAACCATAAATAAAGAGCGGGCAAGTAACTGTCGTGTGTCGCTTTACCAGCTGGTCCCTTTTAAAATTCAGCAACAAAATGTTCTGCCCTTTCGTAAGGTCAATTAATCCCAGACGTAATAAGTTTAGGACGTTCTCTTCTCTGCTGCTGGAATTTTTAAGGGAACCATTGATTGGGACAGAATACATAACAGGGCAGGGCACGCTCAGCAGCCAATGAGGCGACCTCCAGGTATGAATTGTAAAACCAGGGAGAGTTCTTCCCCACATCTTGAAAGTGGCAAACACCCGTAACAAAGGATTTGGAGTTTTATTGGCGAAACTAATATTTTCCTTTGCTGCCAACGTTGTTGCACTCCCGTCCCGAAGAGTTGGGTGTTACGCATTGTGGTTTCACAGACGAGACAGCAGCGAAGTGGTAATCTGGTTTTGGAAATCCAGAATCCCAGGCTAATTTTCTGGGGGTTAGAACTCCACCATGGCgaatggtgaagtttgaattccaTACATAATACGGAAGTAAAAACTACCTTCATAGTTTATTGTTGtaaaaattcatctggttcactaacgtaaGTTAGAGGAGAAGAGTTATTTCACAAAGCATTAACCCTGTTTCTCCCTCTATGGATGCTGCTGcgtttctctagcattttctcttttttatatatcagatttccagcacctgtaaTACTTCTCTTTTTGTGCTTTTTTAAAGACCATTATAATTATGACCAAAGCGAGCATTGCACCTGACTAATCTGAACATAACATCAACACTTCCAGCAGTGGCAGTTAGATGGTAGTCAAGAGAAAAATCCTGATGATTACTCACTCCCCTTGTTTTGATTTGATTGGATTTAATACTGTCACACATAccgaaatacagtgaaaagtgttgtcttatGTGCTTTACATGAAGGTCGTACAATACAaatgcatcagggtaacagaacagagtgcaggatacagtGTTATAGCTgccgagaaggtgcagagagagagagagatcaacattaacattcgagaggtccattcaaaaatctgataacagcagggaagaagcagtTTGTACATGTATTCaaatttttgtatcttctgcctgacagaagaggatGGAAGCGAGTATAACTGGGttgggaggagtctttgattatgttggttgctttctgCTTTATGTTGGGAGGTATAggtggagtcaatggaaggaaggctgatTTATGTGATGTATTGGGCTGTGCTCACAAGTTTCTTGTAGTCCTGGGAAAAGTAGTTGCCATGCCATGCAGTGATGCACctagataggatgctttctatggtgaaTATATAAAAATTTATAAGATTCCTTGTGGACATGACAAATTTCCTTAGcgtcctgaggaagtagaggcattgttgtgctttcttgaccatagtGTCAATGTGGGTAgatcaggacagattgttggtgatcatcagtCCCAGCAATTTGACGCTTTCaatcatctccacctcagcatcattgatacagacaggggcatgCCCTCCACTCTGCTTTGTGAAGCCATTGAGCAGCTCCTTCATTTTAATaatgttgatggagagattgttggcTTTACACAGTGCCACTAAGCATCTGTCTCCTTCTGTActctgtctcatcattgtttgagatctgatCTACAATGGTGGTCTCATCAGCACACTTGTAAATGGAATTGGtgcagaatttggccacacagctgtgtgtgtatgaggagtATAGTAGGAGGCTGAATATGCATTTTTGTGGGGCAATGGTGTTGAGGATTTTGGTGGAGGAGATATTGGTGCCTATCTGTCTTGACTGTGGTCTGTTGGTCAGGAAGTTGAGAAACCAGTTATAGAGGGGAGAGCAGAGACCTGAGTTTCAGAGTTTCTCTCATGGGTCCTATGCACACTGCATACCTATCCTCTGCACCAGCTAGGTGTGACCGGTATCAATCCCACCAGACCAATGCACTGAAAACACAAAAATGGAGTCTGACTTCTTCCTGCTGTATTTACTCACTGGATTAAATCTACAACCTTAACATAGAGTTAACAATTTTCTTTACATTCTCCTAAATTGCTTCTGAGTTCTGCTACAGATCAATACTCTTGAAAATAGGTTTAATCTTTCAACTTATTGCAGCTTAGACTGTAACTGACTGTTCAAGCATGTTTCTGAGcagtcgagaaacaaagggatgTATTCAAGTTTCAGACACAAGGTATTTTGGTTTTCCTGATACTAGTACTAAATgttacccccctccacccccccgcaGCAAAACAGCTCAATCATTGCTAAGTCCAAAGGGCAATGCAAATCTTAATAACATAAAACAACATGTTGTAAGTAGGTGTACTCAGGTGGAAAGAATCAGTTTAAACTTTATTTAAAAAGCAGGAACACAAGAAGTCTTAGACATCTTGACATTCTGCTCTGCACCTGAATTCCACCAATGGTACCTTGCCAAATACAGAGGCTTGCCATTTATAACATAAAAGTGAAACATTCAGTTTGCATAAAACTTTCTTTTCTTTAATGTTCCAAAAATATCAGAAGCATTTTCTTGAAACAGTGGTAGAAAGAGAAAACATATTGGTGTCAAGGCACTTAGGCATTTTCAATGTTATAGAACCAGCGACAAATTACTCAAATACATCCAGCAAaaaaaatgtttgtgacatttttCTGAATTACTTTAATTTTGCAGTCCAAAATACAGTTctaattttattttgttcaaatttGAAAATAATAATACCAAATGGTGTTTTGTGTTTTTTAATTTCTTCATTAATAGTTTAGTTTGAAGACTTTTTTTTACCAGAGTACTGGGCTTGAACTTGTCATTTTTTTGTCTGAATCTGTGTATAGTGGGCTGAATTTAGATTGTGAAATCTGATCATATGCAGTGTACTCAATTTTGTAGACTGCATCAGCACTGTTCAGTCAACTGAACTGATTGGATAGCTGATATTTTCCTCAAATAACTTTGAAAAATAAAGGGTTAAGGGTAGGCCATATGACACATGAAAAAGATAAAGTGGCAAGGAAAATGACTTGCATGTTCATTAGTTGACACGCTGATGAATGAATTGGTGCAGAATAGGATTGCTCTGCTCAGCATTGCAGGGCTGCCTCCAAGCATTAATTTAGCTTGGCATCACAGTCATCACAGACATGGTTAGCTGAAGAGCCTGTTGCTGTGCTATACTGTTATATATTCTGCGTATATTTGGAGTGTATGGGAGGAGGTGACAGTTCATGTCAACATAATTGTAACATGTTGAGTACCCAACAGCAAATGTTCAGACATCAATAAGCCTGTTAAACCAAGATTTATATAAACAGTCTGAAAACCATCCAGGAACTTAGCCCAAAGCCTTTTGGACATTACAGATATTTTAGATCGAATGCTAGAATTTTTAATTTATCTGGTTTACCTGCATTTTTCTCACTGTCTGCCATAACCTTTCTTTCATTGAAAAATAGTAAACAAATGCAAAagtatttatttttttcactacCTGTATTGTTTCAGAAAGTGAGGTAAATGTATAAGTGATGTTGCAAATTAGCTTTGTATACAGGAGGAAGGAAATACAGTTTTATTTTGGTCCTTGATATCACTGGTAGATATATCATTGTGAACTGAGCACCACCCACATCAAGCAGAAGATCATCGATAAAAAGCTTTGAATGTGTTCAATTAATGATAGAGTTGCAGGAATGTTTTGTTAACAAAAGACAGGATTTCATTTTCAGTGGCAACCCTCATGATGCTGAACGTTTCGCTCTCAGATGGAGGAGTGAATAGAGCGGTGAGCCAGCAACAGATCAGTACACCCTGCTAGGAATGCTCTAATTTTTTTTGGCCCCTATCTAGAGGTACTTTATAAGGCTGTTTTAGCACAGAGACACATTATATTCTCTGACAAAGTCAGGAAACAGCCACACAGCCAAATGAAGTAGGCACTCCTGGGTAGCTTGAGTTGTGAGTGAAATATTCTTGGCGTTTTTAGACTATACAAGATAATTCATGAGTCTGTACAAGTATATGAAGAAGGAGCTTTAATTGTCACACAACTTCCTGTTATGGCTTACTCCATGAAAACCCTAAAGACTTACTTCTTCATGAGGCTGTATGAAAAATATAAAATGATGATGTTCATTATAAATGATTAGCACATAAAACAATGAGAAGTAACCTATTAACAACCCAATAATCCAATACAATACATTATACTACAGAGGGTAGTCACAATATCATGAGGAGGAATTTAATTCAGGGCATAAGTGCTTTAATTATTCTTATATTTGACAAGTTGGAAACTCCATATACAGTATTCCCATGCCCTTCCAAATGAGCATCAGTGATCTGTCTTAGGTACCAATGTGCTGCCACCCGAGAAACATTTCTGCTACCAAATCTTGAAATGAACGAAAAGCAAAGCAGACCAAGGTCACTGTGACTTTGACAGGGCAGGGCCCTGAAACATTTAAGGTTGAAAATGTCCTGTACGTGGGCAGCAGTTCTTAACCTTTCACATCTATGTGCCACCAATAAAACCCTGGTCTCACCATGATTAAAACAAAAAGATCCTACTTTTTCCAAGGAGAGCGTTTTTACATTTACATGCATTTTACTATTATAATAACCATTCATGGATATCTTTAATAACATTAAAAATTGCAATGATTTTACTGAGGATAAGTTTTATTGCTAAAATGTAAAACAAATGAGAGAATGATTTAACCATTGATGAGAAGCTTGTGGCTGTATTTCACTGGTAAGCATATCAACTCTTGAGGTCCCTTAAAGACTGATCTTTGTGTCCACCCAGTTGAGAAAACCGAACAAGGGTACACATGCCAGAAGACACATGTATGGAAAGACAAAGCCTCCAGCAGCACTGGTGCTCTGACATAGAGCTAGTCTTTTTTTCCTGGGTGATATACCCTGTGGCGAGGATATCACTTTTATTGgcttcctgctcttgttcctctCATTTGTCTTCCCAGCCATTTGCACCTACTGTTGTAGATGCTGGTCATCATCGCTACATGTGTAACTTGGACAAACTGACTTTCATCGAACTGCTAACAAACTTGTTTCCTTTAATATCTTTCTTATTTGTTATATATGGGTTGATTGCCAGATCCCACTTTCCAACATTAATAGCAAAACTGTCAACTTATTGTTATATTGAGGAGTTAGTATGCTATTTGCTGGTGCAAAAATGTGTTACCACCCACTTTTATTCCCACACACACTTCAGATCAAAATTCAAATCATGGACTTTGGGATGTTTTCTTCCTTCTTTGGCGTTTGGACTTTGTGTTGATCTTTGACCATAACGAAAGTTCATTCATGGCACTATTGTGTACATATGACATTAGTTTTGCCAACATCTGAATTACTCTGGAAGACAGCCATAGGATCACTTGCTACTTTCAAGCTGCTTAATCATTTATGGTAAAAACATAGCACAATGTGATATGCTGTGAGATTTGTTGGCTGCAACAGTAACACAAACGTGAAAATTGGCAACCAGTTTAACCTCATTTGTTTTCCATTGAACTCACCAGACATAATGTCAAAAATTAAACTGTATCATCTTTGCCTTTCTCTATTCCTGATATCATCTCATCCACCAAGAGAAGCAATAAAACACTGTGAAGGAAATGAAAAACAAAAGTACTTATTTTCAGCATACTGCTCCAGTCAGTAATCCAATTAAACCATCTATTACAGTGCTTTTAGCATCAAAAAATGTTGTATTTGCAATAAGTTGGACCAAATTTTGTCTCTGCTTCCAAAAAAACTCAGGAACACAAAATCATAAGTCTTTATTTTGGATGAGGTCTTCTTTAACCCAATACCCCTTTCATCACTCTACAACTGTTATGGTTCAAATGATCTCTGTGAGCCATCAGTGTGCACCTGATAGCATGCAGATGAAGACTCAAAGGAAACTTGCCCATTATTAATTCATGTCATTTCATGTCACTCACTACAAGTATAAACATGAGCATGAGTTAAGGTTTTACATGGACCAGCACCTTAATGGGTTTTCTGTACTAGAATTTGATTGAGCATTCTGTAGCAATAGGAAATGACAAATAAAGTCTCTCGAACTGAATACTTTTAAAATTGCAGTGAAAGATAAACATGATACCAAAAGATGATGCATACTCTCTGGAGATTTGCCAGAGATTCAAGCAATTATGAAAGCCACCACAAGAGATTTTCAATACAGTTGGCACACTTCAGGTGGGTTCATCGTGTGGATTATTTTAATTCACATGGAGGGAATTTTCTGAAAATTAATTTCAGGGGTGTCACCAACCCTTAAATGTCATTCAGAAGATGATAATgggccttcttgaaccactgcagcctcaTGGTAAAGATAGTCTCAcaatagcaagttttgagaagacttgtagcacaggctgaggttctggatgtaggctgagctggaaggtgcatttccagatgtttcatcaccctactaggtaacatcttcagtgggccttctggcgaagcactgctgataattcctgctttctatttatatgtttaggtttctttgggttgctgatgtcatttcctgttctttttctcagtgggtggtagatggggtctaactcgatgtgtttgttgatagagttctggttggaatgcgatactcctaggaattctcgtgcgtgtcgctgtttggcttgtcctaggatggatgtgttgtctcagtcgaagtggtattcttccttatctgtatgtaagga is a genomic window containing:
- the LOC140485901 gene encoding claudin-8-like, coding for MVLLRIALGQRRFCAVAGEEMVSSPLQVVSLVLAVIGLVGTCAVTGLPQWSVTAFIGSKLVVFERNCEGLWMSCVQQATFRMQCKFYDSFLILRPELQAGRALMCTAVALAFLSILVAATGMKCTRGGIPDEQVKSRLLMGAGVLLILTGIVVLIPVSWTANIIVRNFYNPLVLEARKRELGEALYLGWATAGFLLAAGVILCCSCVNGQKRSYSYRPGQQGKQPPKQTTRKIPSMYSKSEFV